A genomic stretch from Streptomyces sp. SAI-127 includes:
- a CDS encoding non-ribosomal peptide synthetase — MTAFDTTSGRRARTIENIYPLTALQQGMLFHTELADEPGMYWVQNGLLLEGELDLTALRRAWELMFDRHEVLRTTVVSEGVPEPLAVVSRSVPLPLRVLDLSGLDETARQQAVDDYLASDWELGADFTAPTLVRLAVIRLAPGRHQLVWSYHHMLLDGWSDPIVVGELLESYHAFREGGEPRLAARRPFRDFVAWVTGQDMDTARAYWRERLAGVRETTTLGIERPTGDRGPGECRVPLSPEAAATGVADFARRHRLTLNTVVQAAWAVVMAHYSGSDDVVFGVTSSGRDGRLDGMDAMVGMLLNTTPVRITLDRDQPVTDWLTRLQDEQVRARRFEHTPLVEIAACSELPPGKQLFQSLFVFENFPVQEVQQEQRNSAASGLRAGANYGREQANYPLSVTASSGRELTIKMSYDRARIDADAVDRMAGHLAHALEDLITADAERRVGEVSLMSLREREELLRGWNGAAVALPSVGGVHELVVAHASAAPDAVAVVSGARVLTYGGLVARASRLARELRARGVGAESVVGLCLPRGVDVVVAMLGVWLAGGAYLSLDPEYPLERLEFMLADSGVRVLVGERSAVGGRLSAESVVWLDDPSLFRSEASEPVELPAVVPDQLAAVIYTSGSTGRAKGALVSHGSLVAVCVGWGSVYGGVGVGGGRRWLSVASASFDVFSGDVVRSLGGGGVLVLGRVGLQVEVEEWAGVLAGAGVEALECAPRYVEELVGWVERGGRGLSGLRLVAVTTDVWRTGAVVRAREVLGAGVVLVGAYGVTEATVDSTLSVWGGVGGVDRPAPVGGALPNTRLYVLDGALSAVPVGVAGELFVAGPQVVRGYGGRAGLTAERFVADPFAGDGSRMYRTGDRVRWLACGEVEFLGRADEQVKVRGFRIEPGEVEAALATHPRIRTAVVTAAGEETDRRLVAHLVLTDPAEGIPAVGDLRAYLSDRLPAFMVPSVFVELDALPLTPNGKVDRKALPAPDGLRPRLDGFAAPTTATEELLAGIWAQVLGLDRVGVQDNFFELGGHSLLATRVASRVRTVFGVELALATVFEQPTVRGLAAVVDGSARASTVPPVTVVDRDQALPLSFAQQRLWFLDQLEPGSLEYNVPLLMRWTDGDLDVLALAAALSAVVARHEVLRTRLVAGPDGVARQVIDEPAPFPLPVADVSGDRDPVAAARKLVTAEVMSSFDLAAGPLIRATLIRLAPHEHVLAVAVHHVAFDEWSVRVFRHELSTLYDALRAGEPDPLPPLPVQYADFAAWQRQWLDGDVMNGHLAYWQEQLANLSALELPTDRPRPPVRSSKGAAVGFSAPQQTAAALRALSRKNGVTLQMTLLAGLSMLLGRYTGSEDVVVGTPVANRNRAETEDLIGFFVNTLVMRTDLSGDPTFRELLGRVRKTALAAYAHQDLPFEQLVDALVVERDRSRTPLFQVFFNYTPQDPEDSTDIDEPDSRLDVLAAPSMNFDLAVAVGDSHGGLEGEIEYSTALFDAGTVERLSGHLVRLLEAVAEDAGRRVGELPVLSVDERERVVRGWNGAQAALPSVGGVHELIAARATEAPDAVAVVSGGRVLTYGGLVARASRLAHVLRGRGVGAESVVGLCLPRGVDMVVAVLGVWLAGGAYLPLDPEYPVERLEFMVADSGAQVVLREGDLAFSEDLPSAAPDNAVTPGQLAYVIYTSGSTGRPKGVQVSHGSVVGMVTALGPELGVDPGVRVLQFASFSFDAAVLDVAVTLAHGGTLVVATAEERAEPEVLTSMICAEGVGAASVVPSLLGVLDPEQVSGIETLLLGAERLTEQVARAWAPGRRLVNTYGPTEATVMVTAGAVDGVGLPPIGAPVANARLYVLDDRLEPVPVGVVGEVFIAGPQVARGYAGRPALTAERFIPDPFGADGSRMYRSGDRARWLPDGRLDFVGRADQQVKVRGFRIEPGEIEAVLADHPRVRSAVVVPFGDEDDRRLGAYLVPEDAAEGIPPVVEIRTYAGAHLPAFMIPSVFTELAALPLTPNGKLDHSALPAPDGGRAGLDEFVAPSGDAEEALARLWAQLLGSERVGATDNFFELGGHSLLATQVISRIREIFELDIPLAALFDQPTVRGLAEVVEERIWYEIEHMSEAEVLQNLDPRARGAESDENGVSS; from the coding sequence ATGACCGCGTTCGACACGACGTCCGGTCGGCGGGCCCGCACGATCGAGAACATCTACCCGCTCACCGCGCTCCAGCAGGGCATGCTCTTCCATACGGAACTGGCCGACGAACCCGGTATGTACTGGGTGCAGAACGGCCTGCTGCTGGAGGGGGAGCTCGACCTCACCGCCTTGCGACGGGCCTGGGAACTCATGTTCGACCGGCACGAGGTGCTGCGCACCACGGTCGTCTCTGAAGGCGTGCCCGAGCCGCTGGCGGTGGTGTCCCGCTCGGTCCCGCTGCCGCTGCGGGTACTGGACCTGTCAGGGCTGGACGAGACCGCACGGCAGCAGGCCGTCGACGACTACCTGGCCTCCGACTGGGAGCTGGGCGCCGACTTCACCGCTCCGACCCTGGTACGCCTTGCCGTGATCCGACTGGCTCCCGGACGGCACCAGCTCGTCTGGAGCTACCACCACATGCTGCTGGACGGCTGGAGCGACCCCATCGTGGTGGGTGAACTGCTGGAGTCCTACCACGCGTTCCGCGAGGGCGGCGAACCCCGACTCGCCGCCCGCAGACCCTTCCGGGACTTCGTGGCGTGGGTGACGGGGCAGGACATGGACACGGCCCGGGCGTACTGGCGCGAACGTCTGGCCGGTGTCCGCGAGACGACGACGCTCGGCATCGAGCGCCCCACCGGGGACCGGGGACCGGGCGAGTGCCGGGTGCCGCTGTCCCCGGAGGCCGCCGCGACCGGCGTGGCGGACTTCGCCCGGCGCCACCGGCTGACCCTCAACACGGTCGTCCAGGCGGCGTGGGCGGTGGTCATGGCCCACTACTCCGGCAGCGACGACGTGGTCTTCGGCGTGACGTCGTCGGGGCGTGACGGCCGCCTCGACGGTATGGACGCGATGGTCGGCATGCTCCTCAACACCACGCCGGTCAGGATCACCCTCGACCGTGACCAGCCGGTGACGGACTGGCTGACCCGGCTGCAGGACGAACAGGTCCGGGCCCGGCGGTTCGAGCACACCCCCTTGGTGGAGATTGCCGCCTGCAGCGAACTCCCGCCCGGCAAGCAACTGTTCCAGAGCCTCTTCGTCTTCGAGAACTTCCCGGTCCAGGAGGTGCAGCAGGAACAGCGCAACTCCGCGGCGAGCGGCCTGCGCGCCGGCGCCAACTACGGCCGCGAGCAGGCCAACTATCCACTGAGCGTGACCGCCAGCTCCGGCCGCGAGCTCACGATCAAGATGTCCTACGACCGTGCCCGGATCGACGCCGACGCGGTGGACCGGATGGCCGGCCACCTGGCACACGCCCTGGAGGACCTCATCACCGCTGACGCCGAACGGCGGGTGGGAGAGGTGTCGTTGATGTCACTGCGTGAGCGCGAGGAGTTGCTGCGGGGGTGGAACGGTGCTGCGGTTGCGTTGCCGTCGGTGGGTGGGGTGCATGAGCTGGTCGTTGCTCATGCGTCTGCTGCTCCGGATGCGGTGGCGGTGGTCTCGGGTGCTCGTGTGTTGACGTATGGCGGGTTGGTGGCTCGGGCGAGTCGGCTGGCGCGTGAGTTGCGTGCTCGGGGTGTGGGGGCCGAGTCGGTGGTGGGTCTGTGTCTGCCGCGTGGTGTCGACGTGGTGGTGGCGATGCTGGGGGTGTGGCTGGCAGGGGGCGCCTATCTGTCACTCGATCCCGAATACCCGCTGGAGCGGCTGGAGTTCATGCTCGCCGACAGCGGTGTGCGGGTGCTGGTGGGGGAGCGGTCGGCGGTCGGCGGGCGTCTGAGTGCGGAGTCGGTGGTGTGGCTCGACGACCCGTCCCTTTTCCGGTCCGAGGCCTCTGAGCCCGTCGAGCTTCCGGCCGTGGTCCCGGATCAGTTGGCGGCGGTGATTTATACGTCGGGGTCGACGGGGCGTGCGAAGGGGGCGTTGGTGTCGCATGGGTCGTTGGTGGCGGTGTGTGTGGGGTGGGGGTCGGTGTATGGGGGGGTGGGTGTGGGGGGTGGTCGTCGGTGGTTGTCGGTGGCTAGTGCGAGTTTTGATGTGTTTTCGGGTGATGTGGTGCGGTCGTTGGGTGGGGGTGGGGTGTTGGTGTTGGGGCGGGTGGGTTTGCAGGTGGAGGTGGAGGAGTGGGCGGGGGTGTTGGCGGGTGCGGGGGTGGAGGCGTTGGAGTGTGCGCCTCGGTATGTGGAGGAGTTGGTGGGGTGGGTTGAGCGGGGTGGGAGGGGTTTGTCGGGGTTGAGGTTGGTGGCGGTGACGACGGATGTGTGGCGTACGGGGGCGGTGGTGCGGGCGCGGGAGGTTTTGGGTGCGGGTGTGGTGTTGGTGGGGGCGTATGGGGTGACGGAGGCGACGGTTGATTCGACGTTGAGTGTGTGGGGTGGGGTGGGGGGTGTGGATCGGCCTGCTCCGGTGGGTGGGGCGTTGCCGAATACGCGTCTGTATGTGTTGGACGGGGCGTTGTCTGCGGTGCCGGTGGGTGTGGCGGGTGAGTTGTTTGTTGCGGGTCCGCAGGTGGTGCGGGGGTATGGCGGGCGTGCGGGGTTGACGGCGGAGCGGTTTGTGGCTGATCCGTTTGCGGGGGATGGGTCGCGGATGTATCGGACGGGGGATCGGGTGCGGTGGTTGGCGTGTGGGGAGGTGGAGTTTCTGGGGCGGGCGGATGAGCAGGTGAAGGTGCGGGGTTTCCGTATCGAGCCGGGTGAGGTGGAAGCGGCTTTGGCGACCCACCCCCGCATCCGCACCGCCGTGGTGACGGCAGCGGGCGAAGAGACCGACAGGCGCCTCGTCGCCCACCTCGTCCTCACCGACCCGGCCGAGGGCATACCGGCGGTCGGCGACCTGCGTGCCTACCTCAGCGACCGGCTACCCGCCTTCATGGTCCCGTCGGTGTTCGTCGAGCTCGACGCCCTTCCGCTGACTCCGAACGGCAAGGTGGACCGCAAGGCCCTGCCGGCGCCGGACGGTCTGCGGCCCCGGCTCGACGGCTTCGCCGCCCCCACGACCGCCACCGAGGAACTCCTCGCCGGCATCTGGGCCCAGGTCCTCGGCCTGGACCGCGTCGGCGTCCAGGACAACTTCTTCGAACTCGGCGGTCACTCACTCCTCGCCACCCGCGTCGCCTCCCGCGTACGCACGGTGTTCGGAGTCGAGTTGGCCTTGGCGACGGTGTTCGAGCAGCCCACAGTGCGGGGCCTGGCGGCCGTGGTCGACGGATCGGCCCGCGCGTCCACCGTGCCGCCGGTCACCGTCGTGGATCGCGACCAGGCCCTGCCCCTGTCGTTCGCGCAGCAGCGTCTGTGGTTCCTCGACCAGTTGGAACCGGGCTCCCTCGAGTACAACGTGCCGCTCCTCATGCGCTGGACGGACGGCGACCTGGATGTCCTGGCCCTGGCCGCGGCCCTGAGCGCGGTGGTGGCGCGGCACGAGGTGCTGCGCACCAGGCTGGTGGCCGGCCCGGACGGGGTGGCGCGCCAGGTGATCGACGAACCAGCGCCCTTCCCGCTGCCGGTGGCCGACGTCTCCGGCGACCGGGATCCCGTGGCGGCCGCGCGCAAGCTGGTGACGGCGGAGGTAATGTCCTCGTTCGACCTGGCCGCCGGTCCACTGATCCGTGCCACTCTGATCCGACTGGCCCCCCACGAGCACGTGCTTGCCGTCGCCGTTCACCACGTGGCCTTCGACGAGTGGTCCGTGCGTGTCTTCCGCCACGAACTCTCCACGCTGTACGACGCCCTGCGCGCCGGCGAACCGGACCCGCTGCCGCCGCTGCCGGTGCAGTACGCCGACTTCGCGGCCTGGCAGCGGCAATGGCTCGACGGGGACGTCATGAACGGCCATTTGGCCTATTGGCAGGAGCAGTTGGCGAACCTGTCGGCACTGGAACTGCCGACCGACCGCCCCCGCCCACCCGTGCGGTCCTCAAAGGGTGCGGCGGTCGGCTTCTCCGCACCCCAGCAGACCGCGGCCGCCTTGCGGGCGCTGTCACGCAAGAACGGAGTGACGTTGCAGATGACCCTGCTGGCCGGGCTCAGCATGCTGCTGGGGCGGTACACCGGGTCGGAGGACGTGGTGGTGGGCACGCCGGTGGCGAACCGGAACCGTGCCGAGACGGAGGATCTGATCGGGTTCTTCGTGAACACGCTGGTGATGCGGACGGACCTGTCCGGCGACCCGACCTTCCGCGAACTGCTGGGGCGGGTGCGGAAGACGGCTCTGGCCGCGTATGCCCATCAGGACCTGCCCTTCGAACAGTTGGTGGACGCGCTGGTAGTGGAGCGGGACCGGTCGCGCACGCCGTTGTTCCAGGTGTTCTTCAACTACACCCCGCAAGACCCCGAGGACAGTACGGACATTGACGAGCCCGACTCCCGGCTGGACGTGCTCGCTGCGCCCTCAATGAACTTCGACCTGGCGGTGGCGGTGGGAGACAGCCATGGCGGGCTGGAGGGGGAGATCGAGTACAGCACGGCGTTGTTCGACGCTGGGACCGTGGAGCGGTTGTCGGGTCATCTGGTGCGGCTGTTGGAGGCGGTGGCGGAGGATGCGGGGCGGCGGGTTGGTGAGCTTCCTGTGCTGTCCGTTGATGAGCGTGAGCGGGTGGTGCGGGGCTGGAACGGCGCCCAGGCCGCTCTGCCGTCGGTGGGTGGGGTGCATGAGCTGATCGCTGCGCGTGCGACGGAGGCTCCGGATGCGGTGGCGGTGGTGTCCGGTGGGCGGGTGCTGACGTACGGCGGGTTGGTGGCGCGGGCGAGTCGGCTGGCGCATGTGCTGCGGGGCCGGGGTGTTGGTGCGGAGTCGGTGGTGGGGCTGTGTCTGCCTCGCGGTGTCGACATGGTGGTGGCGGTGCTGGGGGTGTGGCTGGCGGGTGGTGCGTATCTGCCGTTGGATCCTGAGTATCCGGTGGAGCGGCTGGAGTTCATGGTCGCCGACAGCGGGGCGCAGGTGGTTCTCCGTGAAGGTGATCTGGCGTTTTCGGAGGATCTGCCGTCGGCGGCTCCCGACAATGCCGTAACGCCGGGCCAGTTGGCGTATGTGATCTATACGTCGGGTTCGACGGGCCGCCCCAAGGGTGTGCAGGTGTCTCACGGCAGTGTGGTGGGCATGGTGACGGCCCTGGGTCCCGAGCTCGGTGTGGACCCCGGGGTTCGGGTGTTGCAGTTCGCGTCTTTCAGTTTTGATGCGGCGGTGCTGGATGTTGCTGTGACCCTGGCTCATGGCGGCACGTTGGTGGTGGCGACCGCGGAGGAGCGGGCGGAGCCCGAGGTTTTGACGTCCATGATCTGCGCGGAGGGTGTGGGTGCGGCAAGTGTCGTGCCGTCGCTGCTGGGTGTGCTGGACCCCGAGCAGGTGTCCGGTATCGAGACGCTGTTGCTGGGGGCGGAGCGGCTGACGGAGCAGGTGGCGCGGGCGTGGGCTCCGGGTCGTCGTCTGGTGAACACCTACGGTCCGACCGAAGCGACCGTGATGGTCACCGCGGGCGCGGTTGACGGAGTGGGGCTGCCCCCCATCGGTGCCCCGGTCGCCAATGCGCGCCTGTACGTGCTTGACGACCGGCTGGAGCCGGTTCCGGTGGGTGTGGTGGGCGAGGTGTTCATCGCAGGCCCCCAGGTCGCCCGCGGCTATGCCGGCCGCCCCGCCCTGACCGCGGAACGCTTCATCCCCGACCCCTTCGGCGCCGACGGCTCTCGTATGTACCGTTCGGGCGACCGGGCCCGCTGGCTCCCCGATGGCCGGCTGGACTTTGTGGGCCGGGCCGACCAGCAGGTCAAGGTCCGCGGGTTCCGGATCGAACCGGGCGAGATCGAAGCCGTACTGGCGGACCATCCGCGCGTGCGATCGGCCGTCGTGGTCCCCTTCGGCGACGAGGACGACCGCAGGCTGGGCGCCTACCTCGTTCCCGAGGACGCGGCGGAGGGCATTCCGCCGGTTGTGGAAATTCGCACGTACGCCGGCGCTCACCTGCCCGCCTTCATGATCCCGTCCGTCTTCACCGAGCTGGCAGCCCTGCCCCTGACCCCCAACGGCAAGCTCGACCACTCGGCGCTCCCCGCCCCTGACGGCGGGCGGGCGGGACTGGACGAGTTCGTGGCGCCGTCCGGCGACGCCGAGGAGGCGCTGGCGAGGCTCTGGGCGCAGTTGCTCGGCAGCGAGCGGGTCGGGGCCACGGACAACTTCTTCGAACTGGGTGGGCACTCACTGCTCGCCACCCAGGTGATCTCCCGCATCCGGGAGATCTTCGAACTCGACATCCCCCTGGCCGCACTGTTCGACCAACCGACCGTGCGCGGTCTGGCCGAGGTGGTCGAGGAGCGGATCTGGTACGAGATCGAGCACATGTCAGAGGCCGAAGTGCTCCAGAACCTGGACCCTCGCGCGCGGGGTGCAGAGTCTGACGAGAACGGGGTTTCCTCATGA